From Triticum urartu cultivar G1812 chromosome 2, Tu2.1, whole genome shotgun sequence, a single genomic window includes:
- the LOC125533887 gene encoding zinc finger BED domain-containing protein RICESLEEPER 2-like, with product MMKELIASRLRQNNSGGSASSKSELEKYLAKDSEDPDKKIGILGWWKENSSRFSILANMARDILAIPITTVASESAFSTSGRILDDFRTSLTPFMVQALVCTQDWLRRSTDPVDIKENLEELEVLEKELIEEFGDKVKGKRKFNGVVVASSMAKSNKCASRPTN from the exons ATGATGAAGGAACTAATTGCAAGTAGGTTGAGGCAAAATAATAGTGGAGGAAGTGCAAGTAGTAAATCTGAGCTTGAAAAATACCTTGCCAAAGACTCTGAAGACCCTGACAAAAAAATTGGTATCCTAGGATGGTGGAAAGAGAATtcatctaggttttcaatcttggCAAATATGGCTCGTGATATTCTTGCTATCCCCATTACAACTGTGGCTTCCGAGTCTGCCTTTAGCACAAGTGGACGCATACTCGATGACTTTAGGACATCTCTAACTCCGTTTATGGTGCAAGCTTTAGTTTGTACGCAAGACTGGCTGAGAAGGTCAACAGATCCGGTCGACATCAAGGAGAACTTGGAAGAATTAGAAGTGCTAGAAAAAG AGTTGATTGAAGAATTTGGTGACAAGGTGAAGGGAAAGCGGAAGTTCAATGGTGTTGTTGTTGCTTCTTCCATGGCCAAGTCAAACAAGTGTGCAAGTCGACCAACAAACTGA